The region CTTTACCCTGATTAACGCATTTTTTGGACACGCTTTAGCAGCACCAGCTATTGGATTTGTTTCATTATCTATAATTGGTTTAATATATAGTTTTGGATTTTATTTAGGGAGGAATGTTTATGAAACCAAACTTTATATTCATAGGACCTGACAAATCTGGTTCTTCTTGGTTATACAATATCTTTAAAGCTCATCCAGAAATTTTTGTTCCAGAGATAAAAGATATCTATTTTTTTGACAGATATTATGATAGAGGAATTGATTGGTATTTTTCTTTTTTTGAAGCTGCTCCCAAGGAATGTAAAGCAGTTGGTGAACTATCTCACGATTATTTATTTTCTGCTGAAGCTGCAAAAAGAATAAGAAAAGATCTACCTGATGTAAAAATCTTCACAGTATTAAGAAATCCTGTTGAGAAAATTTGGTCTCACTATCTATTTTTAATCAGAAGCGGTATAACCAAAAAACCATTTGAAATCGCTATAAACGAAATTCCTGAATTGATAGAGAAAAGTCTCTATTATCCGAATCTAAAGGTTTATTACGATCTTTTTGAACCTCATCAAATAGGTGTATTCTTGTTTGATGATTTAAAAAAAGACAGTAGGAAATTTGCCAAAGATATTTTTGATTTTTTAGGAGTTAGTTATATAGATAATTTACCTTACGAAGAAAAAGTTCTTCCTGCGAGTAAACCAAGATCTTTTCTGGTTGCAAAAATTGTTAAGACTGGAGCAAACATTTTTAGACAAATAGGTTTAGAAACCGTTGTTGGAAAAGTTAAGTCAAATAAAACGGTCCAAAAACTTCTATATAAACCGTACAAAAAGAAACCTAAGATGAGTGAAGAAACCAAGCAGAAACTAAAAGAAATTTTCAGAAACGACATAGAAAAAACATCAAAACTTGTAAATTTGGATCTTAGTATGTGGTATAGGTAAATTTACGAAATATAAAGGCTTATTATTATGGTAAAAATACCTTCAATCATCTTAAAAAACGCTGTATATACATTTATAATAGTTAAAATTTCAAAAATAATAACATATAAACTGGAGGAATACTTAAATGAAAAAAATTGCTCTTATTACTGGTATAAGAGGACAGGATGGTGCATATCTGGCAAAACTTTTATTAGAAAAAGGATACGAAGTTTGGGGAGCAGATAGAAGAAGTGGAGACTCAAGTAACTGGAGATTAAAAGAGCTTGGTATAGAAAATGATGTAAAGATTTTATACATGGATCTATTGGAACTAACAAATATAATGAGAGTTATTGAAAAAATAAAACCTGATGAGGTTTACAATCTGGCAGCTCAAAGCTTTGTTGGGGTATCTTTTGATCAACCTATTTTAACATCAGAAATAGACGCCATGGGTGTTCTAAGACTGCTTGAAGCTATAAGGATGTTTAAACCTGATACGAAATTTTATCAGGCTTCTACTAGTGAGATGTTTGGAAAGGTTCAGGAAATTCCCCAAACTGAAAAAACACCTTTCTATCCGAGAAGTCCTTATGGTGTGGCAAAACTGTTCGGTCATTGGATAACTGTCAATTATAGAGAATCATTTAATATGTTTGCCTGTTCGGGAATTCTTTTTAATCACGAATCTCCTCTTAGAGGAGTTGAGTTTGTTACAAGAAAGATAACCTATCATCTCGCAAGAATTAAATATGGGTTACAGGATAAACTTATACTCGGAAATCTTGATGCAAAGAGAGACTGGGGCTATGCAAAAGAGTATGTAGAAGGCATGTGGCTTATGCTTCAACAAGAAGAACCTGATGACTATGTTCTTGCAACAGGCGAAACTCATACAGTGAGAGAGTTTGTAGAAAAAGCTGCAGCTGCAGCAGGTTTTGATATAGTTTGGAAAGGTGAAGGCGTTAATACAAAAGGAATTGATAGAAAAAGTAATAAAGTTATTGTTGAAGTCTCACCTGAATTTTACAGACCAGCCGAAGTAGATATATTAATTGGTAACCCTAAAAAAGCCGAAGAAAAGCTCGGTTGGAAACCTAAAACAAAATTCAAAGAACTTGTTGAAATCATGATGGAAGCTGATCTGGAAAGAGTTTCAAAAGAGGTTTAATCTAAAAATGAAAACAGCCATAGTACATGACTGGATTGTAGATATAGGTGGTGCAGAAAATTGCTTAAAAGAAATATACTCTCTATATCCAATGTCAGATGTTTATACCTTACTTTCAAAAAAAGAAAGTGTTTCCAGGCTTTCTATACCTTTAGAGAAGGTAACAGAATCCTTTATAAAAAATCTTCCAAAAGCTGAAACAAAATACAGAAATTATTTAATGTTCTTCCCTTTGGCTATAGAACAGTTTGACCTTTCTGAATATGACGTAATAATTTCTTCTTCCCACGCTGTTGCAAAAGGCGTATTAACAAATGCAAATCAACTACATATATGTTACTGTTATACCCCAATCCGCTATGCATGGGATCTATATCATCAGTATTTAAAAGAAGCTAATCTGATCTATGGAATAAAGGGAAAAATCGCAAAAACCATATTACATTACATAAGAATATGGGATTTATCTACTGTAAATAGAGTGGATCATTTTATAGCAATTTCAAATTATATTTCCAGAAGAATCAAGAAAGTTTACGGAAGAGAATCAACTGTCATTTATCCACCTGTAGAAGTTGATAAGTTTGAATTGTATACAAAAAAAGAAGACTTTTATCTTACAGCATCAAGAATGGTTCCTTATAAGAAGGTAGACCTTATCGTTGAAGCCTTTTCAAAAATACCAGATAAAAAACTTGTTGTTATCGGTGACGGTCCAGACTTTGAAAAAATAAAGAAAAAAGCCGGAAAAAATGTAGAACTATTAGGTTATCAGCCTTTTGAGGTTTTAAAAGATTATATGCAGAGAGCTAAAGCCTTTATTTTTGCAGCTGAAGAAGATTTCGGAATAATCCCTGTAGAAGCTCAGGCATGTGGAACACCGGTAATAGCCTTTGGAAAAGGTGGTGCTACTGAAACCGTTATAGATGGTGAAACCGGTATATTCTTCAAAGAACAGTCAGTAGAAAGTCTCATAGAAGCTGTAAAAACCTTTGAAGAGGTAGAAGATAAGTTTGATTTCCAAAAAATCAGAAAAAATGCCGAAAGATTTAGTAAAGAAAGATTTAAAAAAGAGATAAAAGAGTTCATTGACAAAAAAATTGAAGAATTTTTCTAAAACCTATAAATTACTTTTATCTCTGCACCTTTAATGGAGGATAAACAATGAAATCTATTATTTTAGCTGGGGGAAGCGGTACAAGACTTTTTCCATTATCCAGAAAAAAATTTCCAAAACAGTTTTTAAGTTTTGGTGACGATGAAACATTATTACAGAAAACTATAAAAAGAAATCTGAAAGCTGTTAATGATATAAATGAGTTAATCATTATCACAAACAACGACTATCAATTTCATGTAAAAAACCAGATCAGCGACATTATAGAACTGTCAGAAAAAGAACTCCACATAATACTTGAGCCTATAGGTAGAAATACAGCTCCAGCCATAGCACTGGCTGTAAAATATGCATTAGATAAACTTGGTTCTTCTGAAGATGAGGTTCTGTTTATATCACCTTCAGACCATATAATTTCTCCTGATGATAAATTCGTAGAATATGTTAAGAAAGCTGAAGAACTTGCAAAAAAGGGACATATAGTAACATTTGGAATAAATCCTGTAAAACCTGAAACCGGTTACGGTTACATAGAAGCAGATACTCAGAATAAGATAGATACTGCATACAAAGTCAGACAGTTTCATGAAAAACCAGATTTGGAAACAGCACAAAAATACATAATGTCTGGAAATTATTACTGGAATAGCGGAATGTTCGCTTTCAGTATAAAAACGATCTTAGAAGAATTCAGAAAGCATATTCCTGAAATATATAATCAGATAGAAAACCAGACATTTGAGGAAGTTATAATGAACTTTGAGGATATGCCTGACATTTCTATAGATTATGCCGTTATGGAAAAAACAGATAAAGCTGTTGTTTTACCTCTTGATATAACATGGTCAGACGTTGGATCTTGGGACAGTGTATATGATGTGTTAGAAAAAGATGAAAGTCAGAATGTAAAGATTGGCAATATTCTGGATGTTAATACTAAAGGATCTTTAATATTCGGAAACAAAAGATTAATATCTACTATAGGACTTGAAGATCTGATAATAGTTGAAACGGATGATGTTTTATTGATCGCAAAGAAAGGAGAAGGACAAAAAGTAAAAGAGATTGTAAACAAGCTAAAAGAAAGTGAAGAGACAAAAGATCTTACAGAGTTTCATACAACAGTTTTCAGACCGTGGGGAAGCTACACGGAACTTGAAAAGGGGGAAAGATACAAAATAAAAAGAATTACAGTTAAACCGGGTGAAGCTTTAAGTCTTCAGATGCATCACCACAGAAGCGAACACTGGGTAGTAGTAAAGGGAACAGCAAAAGTTATACTGGAAGATAAAGAAGGAAATCTTAAGGAGTATTTTATACATGAAAATGAAAGTATATATGTTCCAAAATCCACAAGACACAGGCTTATAAACCCTGGGAAAATACCTCTTGAGATAATTGAGGTTCAGGTTGGAGAGTATGTAGAAGAGGATGATATAGTAAGATATGATGATAAATACAAAAGAAATTTAAAATAAAAGCCATTATACAAAGTATCTGCACTATTTGATGTAAGAACACATATAGTTGACAGTATAAAACTGGCAAATGTGTAAAATGCACAATAAATTAGATTTATAAATGAAAGTTTAATGGTGAACATTATGAAAGTATTAGAAGATAAAGAATTAATCGGTTTAATAGAAAAATTACCCCCAAATTTAAGAGAAGAAGTTAAGGATTTTGTAAGATTCTTATTACAGAAAGAAAAGAAGAAGAAAAAACTAAAATTAAACTGGGTAGGAAAATTAAGTAAATATAAGAAAGATTACACCTCTCTTGAACTTCAAAAAAAAGCAATGGAATGGAGAGAAGATATATAGGTGAAATATTTACTGGACACAAATATATGGCTTGAAGCTTTACTAAATCAGGAAAGATCAGAAGAGGTGATTAAATTTCTAAATAAATATAGTGGAGAGTCTTTGGCTATTTCAGATTTTTCTTTACATTCTATTATAATAATCTTAACGAAACTTAAAGAATTTGAAACCGCAGATCTCTTTTTAGATGATATCATTGATTCGGGAGTTAAAGTAGTTTCCATAGACTCTCATAACTTAAAAGAGGTTTTAATAGTTATGAAAGAATATAACATGGACTTTGATGATGCTTATCGGTATTTCATAGCTAAAAATTATAATTTAGTGTTGGTTAGCTTTGACAAGGATTTTGATAAAACTGATATGTTAAGAAAAACACCGGTAGAACTTATGCAGGAGTAAAAAATGCCTTTTGAATCTTTAAGGATAGATATTTCTGAAATGATCCTCGTAAAGTCAAAGTTCTTCGGAGGTGAGGAACTTCCCAAAAATCAGATTTTGAAAGGGTCTAAATAGATATAGATTTAGTAAGTTTATTAAATAAATATATAAAAGGAGATTGATTTGAAAGTACTCATTACAGGCGGAGCCGGATATATCGGAAGCCATATAGTTAAAGTTTTAGGAGAGAAAAAGTACGAGATCCTTGTTATAGACAATCTATCTAAAGGACATAAAGAAGCAGTCATATACGGCGATCTGGTTGTTATTGATTTGAAAAATAAAACAGCATTAGAAGATATTTTCAAACGTTTTAAGCCAGATGCAGTAATGCATTTTGCAGCATCTATTGAAGTAGGTGAGTCTGTAAAAAAACCTCTAAAATACTATCAGAACAACACTGCAAACACTCTTAATCTGCTTGAAACGATGCTCGAATACGGAGTAAATAAATTTATCTTTTCTTCCACAGCAGCAGTTTATGGTACTCCTGTGAAAGTACCAATACCTGAAGATCACCCTATAAATCCGATAAATCCTTACGGACAATCAAAATCTTTTATAGAGAAAGTACTCCAGGATTTAGACAGATCTTCAGGTCTAAAGTATATCTCATTAAGATATTTCAATGCAGCTGGAGCTGATCCAGAGGGTAGAATAGGTGAAAGTCATGATCCAGAAACACATCTTATTCCTCTTATTCTGAAAACGGCAAAGGGTGAAAGAGAAAGTATAAAAATATTTGGAACAGATTATCCGACGCCAGACGGCACATGTATTAGAGATTACATACATGTTGACGATCTGGCAGATGCCCATTTACTTGCTTTAGAGTATCTTCTAAATGGCGGCGAAAGTGAAGTTTTCAACTGTGGATATGGACACGGATATTCTGTCAGAGAAGTGATAAATACAGCAAAAAAAGTAACAGATATAGACTTTAAGGTGGAAGAAGCAGATAGGAGACCGGGAGATCCACCTGTTTTGGTAGCAGACAGTACAAAGCTAAAACAAAAACTGAACTGGATACCGCAGTTTGATGATCTTGAATACATCATTCAAACAGCATGGAACTGGGAGCTAAACAAAAAATTCTAACGGCTGTGTTATAATTTTTCTCTGCTAAAAAGTAAATAAAAGGTTAGGGATTGGGTAAAGACTTAAGAGCTGCTATTTCTTTATTGGTAATAGATATAATCTCTTTTTATGTATCTCTCACACTGGCTTACTTTACGAGAAAATTTCTCAATATTCTTCCTGTTGATATTATAGTTTTCAATATAAAATATTCACATTTTTTAAAGCTCTGGTGGTTACCTCTTATTTACATAATATTTCTGGCTTATGAGAGATTGTATACAAAACGGTATCCTTTCTGGGATGAAACTAAAGAGATAGTAAAAGCCTTAACTATGGCAACTGTCGTTGTTTTCGCTATAGTTTCTATTGGTAAAATAACAGGGCAGATCTCAAGACTTACTATAATTCTTCTCTGGTTGTACAGTATTTTTATATTTCCTATCTTTAGACTTTATGGGAAAAGATTCTTACACAAAATTGGGATCTGGCAGAAAGATCTTCTCATTATAGGTGCTGGAAATGCTGGGATGAATACTGCCACCGGTTTAATGCAGGATAAGCACACAGGATATAGAATAGTTGGATTCCTGGACGACTATAAAAAAGATTCTGTTCATGTAAAAGACAAAAAATTTCCTATTCTGGGAAAAGTCAACGATTTTGAAAAAGTTATAAATCAGCATAATATCGAAGCTGTAGTCGTTGCCATACCTACTATGGAAAAAGAAAAACTTTCCCAGTTAACAAATCAGATTCATAAATATGTAAGAAGAATCTTCATAGTTCCAGATCTTAAAGGGATAGCTCTATTAAATAGCGAACTATACCATCTTTTTATGCAACAGATATTCCTTATAAAAATAAATAACAATCTGGATTCTAGATTAAATCATATTTTTAAAAGAGCTTTTGATATTATTCTCTCGTTTATGATGCTTCCTGTACTACTCCCTACTATAGGAATTATTGGACTTCTCATAAAATTAGACTCTCCCGGTCCCGTATTTTTTGCCCATACCCGTATTGGTAAAAATGGTAAACCTATTAAAGTTCTGAAATTCAGAAGTATGTTTATAGATGCTCAGGAAAGATTACAGAAAATTCTTGAGACCGATCCTGAAGCAAAAAAAGAATGGGAAACTTATTTTAAGCTTAAAAATGACCCAAGGGTAACCAGAATCGGCAAATTTTTGAGAAAAACATCATTAGATGAGCTTCCTCAAATATTCAATGTT is a window of Persephonella marina EX-H1 DNA encoding:
- a CDS encoding type II toxin-antitoxin system VapC family toxin; the protein is MKYLLDTNIWLEALLNQERSEEVIKFLNKYSGESLAISDFSLHSIIIILTKLKEFETADLFLDDIIDSGVKVVSIDSHNLKEVLIVMKEYNMDFDDAYRYFIAKNYNLVLVSFDKDFDKTDMLRKTPVELMQE
- a CDS encoding sulfotransferase family protein — translated: MKPNFIFIGPDKSGSSWLYNIFKAHPEIFVPEIKDIYFFDRYYDRGIDWYFSFFEAAPKECKAVGELSHDYLFSAEAAKRIRKDLPDVKIFTVLRNPVEKIWSHYLFLIRSGITKKPFEIAINEIPELIEKSLYYPNLKVYYDLFEPHQIGVFLFDDLKKDSRKFAKDIFDFLGVSYIDNLPYEEKVLPASKPRSFLVAKIVKTGANIFRQIGLETVVGKVKSNKTVQKLLYKPYKKKPKMSEETKQKLKEIFRNDIEKTSKLVNLDLSMWYR
- the gmd gene encoding GDP-mannose 4,6-dehydratase; the encoded protein is MKKIALITGIRGQDGAYLAKLLLEKGYEVWGADRRSGDSSNWRLKELGIENDVKILYMDLLELTNIMRVIEKIKPDEVYNLAAQSFVGVSFDQPILTSEIDAMGVLRLLEAIRMFKPDTKFYQASTSEMFGKVQEIPQTEKTPFYPRSPYGVAKLFGHWITVNYRESFNMFACSGILFNHESPLRGVEFVTRKITYHLARIKYGLQDKLILGNLDAKRDWGYAKEYVEGMWLMLQQEEPDDYVLATGETHTVREFVEKAAAAAGFDIVWKGEGVNTKGIDRKSNKVIVEVSPEFYRPAEVDILIGNPKKAEEKLGWKPKTKFKELVEIMMEADLERVSKEV
- a CDS encoding sugar transferase codes for the protein MGKDLRAAISLLVIDIISFYVSLTLAYFTRKFLNILPVDIIVFNIKYSHFLKLWWLPLIYIIFLAYERLYTKRYPFWDETKEIVKALTMATVVVFAIVSIGKITGQISRLTIILLWLYSIFIFPIFRLYGKRFLHKIGIWQKDLLIIGAGNAGMNTATGLMQDKHTGYRIVGFLDDYKKDSVHVKDKKFPILGKVNDFEKVINQHNIEAVVVAIPTMEKEKLSQLTNQIHKYVRRIFIVPDLKGIALLNSELYHLFMQQIFLIKINNNLDSRLNHIFKRAFDIILSFMMLPVLLPTIGIIGLLIKLDSPGPVFFAHTRIGKNGKPIKVLKFRSMFIDAQERLQKILETDPEAKKEWETYFKLKNDPRVTRIGKFLRKTSLDELPQIFNVLKGDMSLVGPRPVIKDEIDKYYKEYAEYYYMVRPGITGLWQVSGRSNTNYDFRVKLDTWYVLNWSLWLDIVILFKTIKVVLKREGAY
- a CDS encoding glycosyltransferase family 4 protein, encoding MKTAIVHDWIVDIGGAENCLKEIYSLYPMSDVYTLLSKKESVSRLSIPLEKVTESFIKNLPKAETKYRNYLMFFPLAIEQFDLSEYDVIISSSHAVAKGVLTNANQLHICYCYTPIRYAWDLYHQYLKEANLIYGIKGKIAKTILHYIRIWDLSTVNRVDHFIAISNYISRRIKKVYGRESTVIYPPVEVDKFELYTKKEDFYLTASRMVPYKKVDLIVEAFSKIPDKKLVVIGDGPDFEKIKKKAGKNVELLGYQPFEVLKDYMQRAKAFIFAAEEDFGIIPVEAQACGTPVIAFGKGGATETVIDGETGIFFKEQSVESLIEAVKTFEEVEDKFDFQKIRKNAERFSKERFKKEIKEFIDKKIEEFF
- a CDS encoding mannose-1-phosphate guanylyltransferase/mannose-6-phosphate isomerase, which codes for MKSIILAGGSGTRLFPLSRKKFPKQFLSFGDDETLLQKTIKRNLKAVNDINELIIITNNDYQFHVKNQISDIIELSEKELHIILEPIGRNTAPAIALAVKYALDKLGSSEDEVLFISPSDHIISPDDKFVEYVKKAEELAKKGHIVTFGINPVKPETGYGYIEADTQNKIDTAYKVRQFHEKPDLETAQKYIMSGNYYWNSGMFAFSIKTILEEFRKHIPEIYNQIENQTFEEVIMNFEDMPDISIDYAVMEKTDKAVVLPLDITWSDVGSWDSVYDVLEKDESQNVKIGNILDVNTKGSLIFGNKRLISTIGLEDLIIVETDDVLLIAKKGEGQKVKEIVNKLKESEETKDLTEFHTTVFRPWGSYTELEKGERYKIKRITVKPGEALSLQMHHHRSEHWVVVKGTAKVILEDKEGNLKEYFIHENESIYVPKSTRHRLINPGKIPLEIIEVQVGEYVEEDDIVRYDDKYKRNLK
- a CDS encoding DUF2281 domain-containing protein, yielding MKVLEDKELIGLIEKLPPNLREEVKDFVRFLLQKEKKKKKLKLNWVGKLSKYKKDYTSLELQKKAMEWREDI
- the galE gene encoding UDP-glucose 4-epimerase GalE — translated: MKVLITGGAGYIGSHIVKVLGEKKYEILVIDNLSKGHKEAVIYGDLVVIDLKNKTALEDIFKRFKPDAVMHFAASIEVGESVKKPLKYYQNNTANTLNLLETMLEYGVNKFIFSSTAAVYGTPVKVPIPEDHPINPINPYGQSKSFIEKVLQDLDRSSGLKYISLRYFNAAGADPEGRIGESHDPETHLIPLILKTAKGERESIKIFGTDYPTPDGTCIRDYIHVDDLADAHLLALEYLLNGGESEVFNCGYGHGYSVREVINTAKKVTDIDFKVEEADRRPGDPPVLVADSTKLKQKLNWIPQFDDLEYIIQTAWNWELNKKF